In a genomic window of Dyadobacter fermentans DSM 18053:
- a CDS encoding helix-turn-helix domain-containing protein: MADMLGLSTTAYGDIERGRTELSVSRLENVAKLLDVPLPELLGIDSSMSETEWLRQENTRILAENRRLQNELDQWKMKFRQLFGDGIIRQIGEERPRIGF, encoded by the coding sequence ATGGCAGACATGCTCGGGCTATCCACGACAGCTTACGGGGACATTGAACGCGGCCGCACCGAACTATCGGTTTCCAGGTTGGAGAATGTGGCCAAGCTGCTCGACGTGCCGCTGCCCGAACTGCTCGGCATTGATAGCTCCATGTCCGAAACGGAATGGCTCCGGCAGGAGAATACCCGCATACTAGCAGAAAACCGCCGGTTGCAAAATGAGCTGGACCAATGGAAAATGAAGTTCCGGCAATTGTTCGGCGACGGCATTATCCGCCAGATAGGAGAGGAGCGCCCGCGCATTGGTTTTTAA
- the tig gene encoding trigger factor, which translates to MEVLLEKSSPTLASLKITLTKEDYQPKVDKTIKDYSKRVNLKGFRPGKVPSHVIQRMYGKSILVDEVNNILSTTVSNYIRENKLQVVGDPIPDRDKAAEVNWDTPSSFEFSYDLGIASDFEVNLSELPAVKRYSINVDDNELTKTLDSLRERFADSIHPEVSEAGDMIFGELKQDEFTTRTAIPTKQVKEEAAAKFIGVKKGDVITFDIKDTFTDESAIAHVTGKKKEDVGEVSGEYTLTVEDVTRSAPATLNQEFFDKVLGPGQVENEEQFNEKVLEIIKSNYERETEAMLRRDIELALLDSISIELPEEFLKNWLERTNEGKFTREQIDEQFADFAKSLKLSLIKNKIADQSEVKVEYPEILAFTREMVKGQFGIYGDDESMRETIDRVAQGYLADKERDNYTSVFNQVFDNKVLEVIRGQVSTDEQTVEVSEFEKLAKGEVEAEA; encoded by the coding sequence ATGGAAGTTTTGTTAGAAAAGAGTTCGCCGACCTTAGCCTCTCTGAAAATAACGTTGACCAAGGAAGATTATCAGCCCAAAGTTGATAAGACGATCAAGGATTATTCGAAACGCGTGAACCTGAAAGGATTTCGTCCTGGCAAAGTACCATCCCATGTGATCCAGCGCATGTATGGTAAGAGCATTCTGGTTGACGAGGTGAACAACATCCTCAGCACCACAGTAAGCAACTACATCCGCGAGAACAAATTGCAGGTGGTAGGCGACCCCATCCCCGATCGCGATAAAGCGGCGGAAGTGAACTGGGACACCCCAAGCTCATTCGAGTTCAGCTACGACCTCGGTATCGCTTCGGATTTCGAAGTAAACCTGAGCGAGCTGCCGGCCGTGAAGCGTTACAGCATTAATGTAGACGACAACGAGCTGACCAAAACGCTGGACAGCCTCCGCGAGCGTTTCGCCGACAGCATTCACCCCGAAGTAAGCGAAGCGGGAGATATGATCTTCGGTGAGCTGAAACAGGACGAATTCACCACGCGCACTGCCATCCCTACCAAGCAGGTGAAGGAAGAAGCCGCTGCGAAGTTCATCGGCGTGAAAAAAGGTGATGTGATCACTTTCGACATTAAGGATACATTTACCGACGAGTCGGCGATTGCCCACGTAACCGGTAAGAAAAAAGAAGACGTTGGTGAGGTTTCAGGCGAATACACCCTGACCGTAGAAGACGTGACGCGCTCGGCGCCTGCGACGCTGAACCAGGAATTCTTCGATAAAGTACTCGGCCCGGGTCAGGTTGAAAACGAAGAGCAGTTCAACGAGAAGGTGCTCGAAATCATCAAAAGCAACTACGAGCGCGAAACGGAAGCCATGCTTCGCCGTGACATCGAGTTGGCATTGCTGGACAGCATTTCAATCGAGTTGCCTGAGGAATTCCTCAAAAACTGGTTAGAGCGCACCAACGAAGGCAAGTTCACCCGCGAACAAATCGACGAGCAATTCGCTGATTTCGCAAAATCTCTGAAACTGAGCCTGATCAAAAACAAAATCGCCGACCAGTCGGAAGTGAAAGTAGAATATCCTGAAATCCTGGCATTTACCCGCGAAATGGTAAAAGGTCAGTTCGGTATCTACGGCGACGACGAATCAATGCGTGAAACCATCGACCGCGTGGCACAAGGTTACCTGGCCGATAAGGAACGGGATAACTATACGAGCGTGTTCAACCAGGTGTTTGATAACAAGGTTCTGGAAGTAATCCGCGGCCAGGTGAGCACCGACGAGCAAACTGTTGAAGTATCAGAATTCGAAAAACTGGCGAAAGGCGAAGTTGAAGCAGAAGCCTAG
- a CDS encoding RelA/SpoT family protein — MEQLVESLNIDLEQERKDILKKYRRLLRTAKPFLKDNDAKLIKKAFYTSVDAHKDMRRRSGEPYIYHPLAVAQIVVEEIGLGTTGIVAALLHDVVEDTDMGIDDIERLFGKKVAKIIDGLTKISGRFEYGSSQQAENFRKMLLTLSDDVRVILVKLADRLHNMRTLDSMPRDKQLKIASETIFIYAPLAHRLGLYSIKSELEELYLKYTEPQEYRAIARKLRETKNTRDRFISKFMEPIAQDLESVGLNFILKGRPKSIYSIWNKMRKQSKPFEEIYDLFAIRIVLESPPESDREKAICWQAYSIVTDHYKPNPDRLKDFLSTPRANGYQSLHSTVMSKSGQWVEVQIRTSRMDEIAEKGYAAHWKYKGNDTKVKGNIETWITQVRETLENGFGDKTAAIEFLDEFRSNLFNEEVFVFTPKGELKVLQAGSTALDFAFDIHSEVGAHCMAAKVGGILVPISYVLNNGDQIEIITSGKQKPNEDWLRIVVTSKARARIKDFLKEENRRYETDGRQLVEKKLKILGVDATAEVMNQLRAFFECKTTTDFFYRIGKGYIPIDDLKRFKRDRDAKEKKAAENGAASNTPPAAGSDGKTLTKYLKQIHGDRADNDMLLIGDDMDKIDYKLAQCCNPIAGDDVFGFVTINEGIKIHRTTCPNAAELMSKHGNRIIKAKWSGKEEAFLAGLYLSGTDRVGLVNDVTRIISNELHINMRGLTIDTKDGVFNGDIKLYVQDTRHLDILIAKLEQVEGVYNVQRFDTNLGGK, encoded by the coding sequence GTGGAGCAACTGGTTGAATCCCTCAACATTGACCTGGAACAGGAGCGTAAGGATATCCTCAAAAAATACCGCCGGCTTTTAAGAACAGCTAAGCCATTTTTAAAGGATAATGATGCTAAATTAATCAAAAAAGCCTTTTATACTTCCGTTGACGCGCATAAGGACATGCGCCGCCGGTCGGGAGAGCCATATATTTACCACCCGCTCGCGGTGGCGCAGATCGTGGTTGAGGAAATCGGGCTGGGTACCACCGGCATCGTGGCGGCATTGCTGCATGATGTGGTGGAGGATACCGATATGGGGATCGACGATATTGAAAGACTTTTTGGAAAAAAAGTCGCGAAAATTATCGACGGGCTGACCAAAATTTCGGGCCGTTTTGAATACGGGTCGTCGCAGCAAGCCGAGAACTTCCGCAAAATGCTGCTCACGCTTTCGGACGACGTGCGGGTAATCCTCGTCAAGCTCGCGGACCGCCTGCACAACATGCGTACGCTCGACAGCATGCCGCGCGATAAGCAGCTCAAAATCGCTTCCGAAACGATATTCATCTACGCGCCGCTTGCGCACAGGCTGGGTTTGTACAGCATCAAGTCGGAGCTGGAAGAATTGTATTTGAAATACACCGAACCCCAGGAATACCGGGCCATTGCGAGGAAGCTGAGAGAGACTAAAAATACCCGTGACCGCTTCATTTCGAAGTTTATGGAGCCGATCGCGCAGGACCTGGAATCGGTGGGGTTGAATTTTATCCTCAAAGGCCGTCCCAAATCAATATACTCGATCTGGAACAAAATGCGGAAGCAGAGCAAGCCGTTCGAGGAAATATATGACCTGTTCGCAATCCGCATTGTGCTCGAATCGCCGCCGGAAAGCGACCGCGAAAAGGCGATCTGCTGGCAGGCGTATTCCATTGTTACCGACCATTATAAGCCCAACCCGGACCGTTTAAAGGACTTTTTGAGCACGCCGCGGGCGAATGGCTACCAATCCCTGCACTCCACGGTGATGAGCAAGAGCGGCCAATGGGTGGAGGTGCAGATCCGCACCTCGCGCATGGACGAGATCGCCGAGAAGGGTTACGCCGCGCACTGGAAGTACAAGGGAAATGATACCAAGGTGAAAGGTAATATCGAAACCTGGATCACCCAGGTGCGGGAAACATTGGAGAATGGATTTGGGGACAAAACGGCCGCTATCGAGTTTCTGGACGAGTTTCGCAGCAACCTTTTCAATGAGGAGGTATTTGTATTTACCCCAAAAGGCGAGCTGAAAGTATTGCAGGCAGGTTCAACTGCGCTGGACTTTGCATTTGACATTCACTCCGAAGTAGGCGCGCATTGCATGGCCGCCAAAGTGGGCGGTATCCTAGTGCCGATCAGCTATGTGCTAAACAATGGCGATCAGATCGAGATCATCACGTCCGGCAAGCAGAAGCCGAACGAGGATTGGCTGCGCATTGTGGTCACTTCCAAAGCCCGGGCGCGGATCAAGGATTTTCTGAAAGAGGAAAACCGCCGGTACGAAACGGATGGGCGCCAGTTAGTGGAGAAAAAGTTGAAAATACTGGGCGTGGACGCCACCGCGGAGGTAATGAACCAGCTCCGGGCGTTTTTTGAATGCAAAACGACGACGGATTTCTTTTACCGCATCGGCAAAGGCTACATTCCCATCGACGACCTCAAACGCTTCAAGCGCGACCGCGATGCGAAGGAGAAAAAGGCCGCCGAGAACGGCGCAGCGAGCAATACACCGCCCGCAGCCGGCAGCGATGGCAAAACGCTGACCAAATATTTGAAACAAATCCACGGCGACCGTGCAGATAATGACATGCTGCTCATCGGCGACGATATGGATAAAATAGATTACAAGCTAGCTCAGTGCTGCAACCCGATCGCCGGTGACGACGTGTTCGGCTTCGTAACCATCAACGAAGGCATTAAAATACACCGCACCACCTGCCCCAATGCGGCCGAGCTGATGTCCAAGCACGGCAACCGCATTATCAAGGCCAAATGGTCGGGTAAGGAAGAGGCGTTCCTGGCGGGGCTGTACCTTTCAGGCACCGATCGCGTCGGCCTGGTGAACGATGTCACGCGGATAATTTCCAACGAGCTGCACATCAATATGCGCGGGCTCACGATCGATACGAAAGACGGCGTTTTCAACGGCGATATCAAACTTTATGTGCAGGATACGAGGCACCTGGACATCCTGATCGCCAAGCTGGAACAGGTGGAAGGCGTGTACAATGTGCAGCGTTTCGACACCAACCTGGGCGGCAAGTGA
- a CDS encoding Fur family transcriptional regulator — protein sequence MPQASKPNFEAAKKILTAYLENKGLRKTPERFAILEEIYTREDHFDVDELYISMKNKRYRVSRATVYNTLDVLVDCDLVTKHQFGKNLAQFEKSYGNKQHDHLICTDCHKVMEFCDPRIQSIQNMVGEMLNFSVMHHSLIFYGNCNKENCQNRTDAPRETAVFEDR from the coding sequence ATGCCACAAGCCAGCAAACCAAATTTCGAGGCCGCTAAGAAAATATTAACGGCTTACCTGGAAAATAAGGGACTTCGTAAAACGCCCGAGCGCTTTGCGATTTTGGAGGAGATTTACACCCGGGAAGATCATTTCGATGTAGATGAGCTGTACATCAGCATGAAGAACAAGCGCTACCGCGTAAGCCGTGCCACCGTTTATAACACGCTCGACGTGCTCGTGGATTGCGACCTGGTTACCAAGCATCAGTTCGGCAAAAACCTGGCGCAATTCGAAAAATCGTACGGTAACAAGCAGCACGACCATTTGATTTGTACAGATTGTCATAAAGTAATGGAATTCTGCGATCCGCGTATCCAGTCGATCCAGAACATGGTAGGGGAAATGCTGAATTTCAGCGTCATGCACCACTCGCTTATTTTCTACGGAAACTGCAATAAGGAAAATTGCCAGAACCGCACCGATGCACCGCGGGAAACCGCCGTTTTCGAAGACAGATAA
- a CDS encoding adenylosuccinate synthase: MKVDVLLGLQWGDEGKGKIVDVLAPRYQVVARFQGGPNAGHTLEFDGIKHVLHQIPSGIFRSDIQNIIGNGVVLDPVVFKREIEGLAKYNLDLISNLFVSKKASLIVPTHALLDAAYERSKGDSKIGSTLRGIGPAYQDKVARLGLRVGDILSPNFAAKYKKLVDAHKVILDFYSFDYSETLPAAEGKFTDAIEFMKQFTLVNSEYLVNDALTEGKTVLAEGAQGSLLDIDFGSYPFVTSSTTMTAGASTGLGIAPRQIGEVFGIFKAYCTRVGSGPFPTELHDETGEQIRQEGREFGATTGRPRRTGWLDLPALKYAIMINGVTQLIMMKVDVLTIFDNIKVCTHYRLADGTLTDQLPYDLCDEAVEPVYKDFKGWQTSLDGVRDFDAIPAELNAYVKFLEEELNLPITFISTGPDREALISREAAAAQA, translated from the coding sequence ATGAAAGTTGACGTACTACTTGGTCTTCAATGGGGAGACGAGGGAAAAGGAAAAATTGTGGATGTCCTGGCGCCGCGCTATCAGGTTGTAGCCCGTTTTCAGGGTGGCCCTAATGCCGGACACACATTGGAGTTCGACGGTATCAAACACGTGCTGCACCAGATTCCGTCGGGGATTTTCCGCAGCGATATCCAGAATATCATCGGAAACGGCGTCGTGCTCGACCCGGTTGTTTTCAAAAGAGAAATTGAAGGCCTTGCGAAATACAACCTCGACCTGATCAGCAACCTGTTCGTGTCGAAAAAAGCTTCGCTGATCGTCCCTACCCACGCCCTGCTCGACGCCGCTTATGAGCGTTCGAAAGGTGATTCCAAGATCGGCTCAACTTTGCGCGGAATCGGTCCTGCTTACCAGGATAAAGTTGCCCGCCTCGGCTTGCGTGTAGGAGATATTCTTTCTCCGAATTTTGCAGCCAAATACAAAAAACTCGTTGATGCCCACAAGGTTATCCTCGATTTCTATTCGTTCGATTACTCGGAGACATTGCCGGCGGCAGAGGGAAAATTTACGGATGCCATCGAATTCATGAAGCAATTTACGCTCGTGAACAGCGAATATCTCGTAAACGACGCATTGACAGAAGGTAAAACCGTGCTCGCGGAAGGCGCGCAAGGCTCATTGCTCGACATCGATTTCGGTTCATACCCATTCGTAACCAGCTCTACCACCATGACTGCCGGTGCTTCTACCGGATTGGGCATTGCGCCGCGTCAGATTGGGGAGGTGTTTGGTATTTTCAAAGCTTACTGCACGCGTGTGGGAAGCGGTCCGTTCCCGACTGAATTGCATGATGAAACCGGTGAACAGATCCGTCAGGAAGGCCGCGAGTTCGGTGCTACTACCGGTCGTCCGCGCCGTACCGGCTGGCTCGATCTGCCTGCATTGAAATACGCAATCATGATCAACGGCGTAACGCAGCTGATTATGATGAAAGTAGACGTGCTGACCATTTTTGATAACATTAAAGTGTGTACCCACTACCGCCTCGCGGATGGTACGCTCACCGACCAACTGCCTTACGACCTTTGCGACGAGGCTGTTGAACCGGTTTACAAGGATTTCAAAGGCTGGCAAACTTCCCTGGACGGCGTTCGTGATTTCGACGCAATCCCAGCGGAACTGAATGCCTACGTGAAGTTTCTCGAAGAGGAATTGAACCTGCCAATCACATTCATTTCAACCGGTCCAGACCGCGAAGCGCTCATCAGCCGGGAAGCGGCTGCCGCGCAAGCTTAG
- a CDS encoding DEAD/DEAH box helicase, whose amino-acid sequence MKVSPAEPFKIVYSILNHEYLGYIFEAFVVQLTSQGDFSFQIQNISSKNIKEFRSGLDTRDFELVKLIDDIQQDAVLKKYNPKKLNAVDFFLKVYDPQKGDKAVQETIAGYLENCKSRILERLDGKEIFIMGNDGNPLWKPVSWEPEKATIRFHFIRNEDNTHYFPTIRHKMQKLDFQYKNAFLICEDPAWLVLDGHLYHFEGNVDGKKIKPFLAKKFIAIPGQVEEQYYGRFVAPLIASYDVVARGFEIRNVSSVPKTILTISEYSTANPKKSTVLFQDSEDVEVLEEEDNDVTFELSFQYAGFSFHYDSFAHASSVHMEKRGNEYFFNKVKRNIETEGQHVRTLKDMGLNIRNGKVQMPKSEAFGWLQGNAIALDASGISVRQNTADAKRYFLGYSSLDISIQEGRDWFDINAKVRFGEFEIPFIQLRNYILNRKKEFLLPSGEIAVIPEWWFTKYSEFFSFTESSHDDDDQLRLRMHHLALVQELKEDNLATAVISRKLENLRNFQQIEPAEAPHHFQGILRPYQKTGYDWLRFLKQYRFGGCLADDMGLGKTVQTLALLQSEKEGGADRPSILIMPTSLLYNWQLEASKFTPDLRVLLYTGTNREKDTAQFDHYDLILTSYGIIRLDIDLMEDYRFNYVILDESQAIKNPSSIITKAVRRLNSAHRLVLTGTPIENNTLDLWSQMSFVNPGLLGSQTFFRDEFQVPIEKKGDEEKTKRLYNLIKPFILRRLKSQVATDLPEKVESIQYCDMSGEQEKAYEEAKAYYRNLILQSIDSEGMSKSQLVVLQGLTRLRQLANHPVMVDPEYAHDSGKFEDVLYKLQTVMSEDHKILIFSQYIKHLDLFRHYLDEKEINYAYLDGATRDRQEQVESFQNDENIKIFLISLKAGGLGLNLTAADYVFILDPWWNPAIEAQAVDRAHRIGQDRTVFTYKFITKNSVEEKILALQRSKKQLADDLISSEEGFIKSLTREDVLNLLS is encoded by the coding sequence ATGAAAGTTTCTCCCGCAGAGCCGTTTAAAATTGTCTATTCAATTCTTAACCATGAGTATCTGGGGTATATCTTCGAAGCCTTTGTGGTACAGCTGACCAGCCAGGGCGACTTTTCGTTTCAGATTCAAAATATTTCTTCCAAAAATATCAAAGAGTTCCGGTCCGGGCTCGATACCCGGGATTTTGAACTCGTTAAGCTCATCGACGACATCCAGCAGGATGCCGTTTTGAAAAAATATAATCCCAAAAAACTGAATGCGGTCGATTTCTTCCTGAAAGTGTATGACCCGCAAAAAGGCGACAAGGCCGTTCAGGAGACGATCGCCGGCTACCTCGAAAACTGCAAATCGCGCATTCTGGAAAGGCTGGATGGGAAAGAGATTTTCATCATGGGTAACGATGGCAACCCGCTGTGGAAGCCCGTTAGCTGGGAGCCCGAAAAGGCGACCATCCGCTTCCATTTCATCCGGAATGAGGATAATACGCATTACTTCCCGACGATCCGCCACAAAATGCAGAAGCTGGATTTCCAGTACAAAAATGCATTCCTGATCTGCGAAGATCCCGCCTGGCTCGTGCTGGACGGCCATTTGTACCACTTCGAAGGCAATGTGGACGGCAAGAAGATCAAACCATTTCTGGCGAAGAAGTTTATCGCCATTCCCGGGCAGGTCGAGGAGCAGTATTATGGCCGCTTTGTGGCGCCGCTCATTGCTTCCTATGATGTGGTAGCCCGCGGGTTTGAGATCAGAAACGTGTCGTCGGTCCCCAAAACGATCCTTACGATCTCCGAATATTCAACGGCGAACCCTAAAAAATCGACCGTGCTTTTCCAGGACAGCGAGGACGTGGAAGTGCTCGAAGAAGAAGACAACGACGTTACATTCGAGCTCTCGTTCCAATATGCCGGCTTTTCTTTCCATTACGACAGCTTCGCGCACGCTTCGAGCGTGCACATGGAAAAGAGGGGCAATGAGTATTTTTTCAATAAGGTTAAAAGAAATATCGAAACCGAAGGCCAGCATGTCCGGACTTTGAAAGACATGGGCCTTAATATCCGTAACGGGAAGGTCCAGATGCCGAAATCGGAGGCATTCGGCTGGCTGCAAGGCAATGCGATCGCGCTCGATGCGAGCGGAATCAGCGTCCGGCAAAACACCGCCGATGCCAAACGTTATTTCCTCGGCTATTCGTCACTAGATATTTCGATCCAGGAAGGCCGCGATTGGTTCGATATCAATGCCAAAGTGCGGTTCGGCGAATTTGAGATTCCTTTTATTCAGCTTCGCAACTACATTCTGAACCGGAAAAAGGAATTTCTGCTTCCCAGCGGTGAAATAGCCGTCATTCCGGAATGGTGGTTTACCAAATATTCGGAGTTCTTTTCATTCACGGAAAGCAGCCACGACGACGACGACCAGCTGCGCCTGCGCATGCATCATCTCGCATTGGTTCAGGAGTTAAAAGAGGACAATCTGGCGACAGCGGTGATCAGCCGGAAGCTCGAAAACCTTCGCAATTTCCAGCAAATAGAGCCCGCAGAGGCCCCCCATCATTTCCAGGGCATCTTGCGCCCTTACCAGAAAACGGGTTATGACTGGCTCCGCTTTTTGAAACAATACCGGTTTGGCGGCTGTCTGGCCGATGATATGGGTTTGGGAAAAACGGTACAAACGCTCGCTTTGCTGCAATCGGAAAAGGAAGGTGGCGCCGATCGCCCGTCGATCCTCATCATGCCTACTTCACTGCTTTATAATTGGCAGCTCGAAGCGAGCAAATTCACACCCGACCTGCGCGTGCTCTTGTACACCGGCACGAACCGCGAGAAGGACACGGCGCAGTTTGATCACTACGACCTCATTTTGACCTCCTACGGCATTATCAGGCTGGATATCGACCTCATGGAGGATTACCGGTTCAATTATGTGATCCTCGACGAATCGCAGGCGATTAAAAACCCGTCGTCGATCATCACCAAAGCTGTAAGACGGCTCAATTCGGCCCACAGGCTTGTTTTGACGGGCACGCCCATTGAAAACAACACACTCGATCTCTGGTCGCAAATGTCGTTCGTAAACCCGGGATTACTGGGCAGTCAGACGTTTTTCAGGGATGAATTTCAGGTTCCGATCGAAAAGAAAGGCGACGAGGAGAAAACGAAGAGACTCTACAATCTCATCAAGCCATTCATATTGAGGAGGTTAAAATCGCAGGTTGCGACGGATCTTCCCGAGAAAGTGGAGAGCATTCAATACTGTGACATGTCGGGCGAGCAGGAAAAAGCGTACGAAGAGGCAAAGGCCTATTACCGCAACCTCATCCTGCAAAGCATCGATTCGGAAGGTATGTCCAAATCCCAGCTGGTGGTGTTACAGGGCCTTACCCGGCTGCGGCAGCTTGCCAACCACCCGGTCATGGTTGATCCGGAATATGCACACGACTCGGGCAAGTTCGAGGACGTCCTTTACAAGCTGCAAACGGTCATGAGCGAAGATCATAAGATATTGATTTTCAGCCAATACATTAAACACCTCGACCTTTTCCGGCATTACCTCGATGAAAAGGAGATCAACTATGCCTACCTCGACGGCGCCACGCGTGACCGGCAGGAGCAGGTAGAATCGTTTCAGAACGACGAAAATATCAAGATTTTCCTCATATCCCTCAAAGCCGGCGGCTTAGGCCTTAACCTCACCGCGGCAGACTACGTTTTCATCCTCGATCCGTGGTGGAACCCGGCCATCGAAGCGCAGGCCGTGGACCGCGCGCATCGCATTGGCCAGGACCGGACGGTATTCACTTATAAGTTTATTACTAAAAACTCCGTGGAAGAGAAAATCCTCGCATTGCAGCGCTCCAAAAAGCAGCTGGCGGATGATCTGATTTCGAGCGAGGAAGGGTTTATTAAATCGCTGACGCGGGAGGATGTTTTGAACTTGTTGTCTTAA
- a CDS encoding TerC/Alx family metal homeostasis membrane protein — translation MFSNEVLFFGGFILVISVMLLLDLGVFNKKDHVVKFGEAAAWTVAWIALALAFYLIINTHGDLVHGMDSYAELEIIKNKYAPHLKLVPGDFAESLEIYRKNMSLEFITGYLLEYALSVDNIFVIILIFSSFGVRPKYFKKVLFWGVLGAIVMRFVFIFVGSALMQRFEWIIYIFGLLLVYQGGKIFFEGGEEEKIDPAKHPVVKFASKYLPVFPRYVREHFFVLKKGKWMVTPLFVVVLIVEFTDLIFAVDSVPAVFSVTKDPYVVFFSNIFAIMGLRSMFFFLSNIMGLFRFLKYGLGVLLVFIGGKMLAHHYLETIGFKTVYSLYVILGILAVSILASVIIPEKKEVGDEVLSNS, via the coding sequence ATGTTTTCTAACGAAGTGCTGTTTTTTGGAGGTTTTATTCTGGTAATCAGCGTAATGCTGTTGCTCGACCTCGGGGTTTTCAACAAAAAGGACCACGTGGTCAAGTTTGGAGAAGCAGCCGCCTGGACTGTCGCCTGGATAGCGCTGGCTTTGGCGTTTTACCTGATCATTAATACACATGGCGACCTCGTACACGGAATGGACAGTTACGCGGAGCTGGAAATCATAAAAAATAAATATGCCCCTCATCTGAAGCTGGTGCCCGGGGATTTCGCGGAAAGCCTCGAAATCTACCGGAAAAACATGTCGCTCGAATTCATTACCGGCTATTTGCTGGAATATGCGCTGTCGGTCGACAATATATTTGTGATTATCCTCATCTTCTCGTCGTTCGGTGTAAGGCCCAAGTATTTCAAAAAAGTGCTTTTCTGGGGCGTTTTGGGTGCTATTGTGATGCGGTTTGTGTTCATCTTCGTCGGTTCGGCGCTAATGCAGCGTTTCGAATGGATCATTTACATCTTCGGACTTTTGCTCGTTTACCAGGGTGGCAAGATATTCTTCGAAGGCGGGGAAGAAGAGAAGATCGATCCTGCGAAACACCCCGTCGTGAAGTTCGCTTCCAAATACCTGCCCGTGTTCCCGCGCTACGTGCGTGAGCATTTCTTTGTGCTGAAAAAGGGCAAATGGATGGTAACGCCGCTGTTTGTAGTGGTGTTGATCGTCGAGTTTACCGACCTCATTTTCGCGGTCGACTCCGTGCCAGCGGTTTTTTCGGTGACCAAAGATCCCTACGTGGTATTCTTCTCCAATATCTTCGCCATCATGGGCTTGCGGTCGATGTTCTTCTTCCTGAGCAATATCATGGGGCTTTTCCGCTTCCTTAAATACGGCCTCGGTGTGCTGTTGGTCTTTATCGGAGGCAAAATGCTGGCGCATCATTACCTCGAAACCATCGGGTTCAAAACGGTGTATTCGCTGTACGTGATCCTGGGTATCCTCGCGGTGAGCATTCTGGCGTCGGTTATTATTCCGGAAAAAAAGGAGGTGGGAGACGAGGTGTTATCCAATAGTTAG